A genomic stretch from Setaria viridis chromosome 1, Setaria_viridis_v4.0, whole genome shotgun sequence includes:
- the LOC117857560 gene encoding uncharacterized protein, translated as MEEPGAGTRGREDRAADAPRLRGAEEALSAATAPEPATAAEICGAPEARLSTEVDKDEGGDFSVGLVPPAEAVSASTEGRRFQIGQVKGSSLEQRVMDVEEEKGGSLAPALQSSAEPGGLQTCHEAIGGLFNKSLCAPCGEAVCPKDTGCMDDMLEEMADGNQGDWGGKATLEDLRIAWDEAQRSHEGLLGSMSHGSEQEARAVDGIGFITDANDELQQDALMPDIEAEVSKPAHEDLVPSISGGIDLSLDGKMGQFGGISGDSMTCYVSDGGVQNDGLCAAGGKGSQLIDASMYDTVDMATEGGPCQQGILAGGRSVLSGVVEDSITCYNEPQSGNEGLPDLVNRDIEQLPCSIGATCLKKNANHDLEKDGLSPKVGADSSWTLHEDSVPSVSGSSPAVSLAGKTCQIGELFEHRSSMGNVTCSSEVCGMFSCESAFHKEAPGDEGRCSGRKVNTSEEDLRTDWMEAAHDNGYLSGTGKHHSEKLSCGADGLPLITDANHELEKVGFLSNINAVASCPVDETSVPSVYVNSIDVPLDGQVGQAVDTSENSAGFENLGCDSLGGDMMSCDSGLRTEAYGDENQHSGPCADKELQHTPLKYGTSEQSPEENLCVSSYNQPCDDEPCSGKESSALCLGHQDSAVGRSGHLDQGLNACNCADDSSVDFASNANDGGSPNQKLAALNVFSRRRNPKRAASSRKDSERPGQTNQASSGTRKPKKVDVVSSLHQTTMSLFPNKIAKGRSGMNRPPKPSTWGSLKELLDGFCQSNRPSISNSHPTCLDKGGSDNRSDQKSQPSIRKSRSSRSSKSKCSSFSVTGHAASELNGQPAFSPLDDTDVSLESHRENIPKLSSDTSINIYDSTRNTAESTASYRTVKSKCIQTEAQQLERALVNSTKETCAADVHGECAKLSTSEPSLTNANGSVMLHVGFSPDSVLEVASVTSEGNASASHDVMLHENSTDTGALNVGGYHPSVLTSNFGKEQALLSLMDLEQQVKTTLLEDTRKDENTRREDMVDNDVGEGKAQALQRSNAVRKISIARKPGCKKKDGSKGKRKNVIGSTNISPCEGSKLRPFSSNSISPDPCEAILRTGPPEFSPFETLTFGTQDRAIYEHDSILSHSVMDGIDSMKSPRRKKKDANAGKKGKARDPHKKEKSKKKNIADDSSFDHGLLNLPSCDLAASHMNEQSNLDPATEFGLKNSGAISIDLPGNVACKTDGASLPPPPRAAWVCCDDCQKWRCIPADLVDVIGETRWTCKDNGDKAFADCSIPQEKTNAEINAELDLSDASADEADDGRSNSKAVKAPSWTSIRSNLFLHRNRRTQSIDESMVCNCKPPQDGRPGCRDGCLNRLLSIECVKRTCPCGEQCSNQKFQRRSYAKLRWFQSGKKGYGLQLQEDVTEGRFLIEYVGEVLDITSYESRQRYYASKGQKHFYFMALNGGEVIDACTKGNLGRFINHSCSPNCRTEKWIVNGEVCIGIFAMRNIKKGEELTFDYNYVRVSGAAPQKCFCGTAKCRGYIGGDISVDIITQDDAEAGHVEQIVPDKDSEELIGANGSDPDGSHPNIAEPEFSIEGEDLHDCSAGKAELEPLDQTGGTLIETSEPENSLEAWSPQEDEDVIRTPVHVSRTFESSLQQFPVHGPQSSDLLQKTAKSAEGSKVPNGSTPSFDFQSNLVPGLNARHNLKQHRNVKPQSSSPIDNEHILGVEGRLNNLLDGNGGISKRKDTTNGYLKLLIVTAAGDSAGGTSKSVRDLSLILDALLKTKSCSVLLDIINKNGLQMLHNMLKQNKTDFYRIPIIRKLLKVLEFLAEKGILTSEHINGGPRCAGVESFRDSMLSLVRHRDFQVQQIARSFRDRWILHNTARSEPTEYPHTSTFAQDIHRTNMVWSSARRKRKSRWDYQPDEHYKMVGQNIQKVCSGHGGFDVQFGFMRNKLQRNQGTDNCHNDVHGMGSSTEGADDEVPPGFEPQQECQPAQLSIGSDVAPGLCMERYQPSLSVSYGVPVALVQNFGTPESEGGQGHQKWKVAPGVPFSPFPPLPPYPRGSPCPSTSSSHMFQHDGTSPVNHNISGHCGGRTTGRDGKVHRTWRNGPRTKWPYHHQGRRFPSNHHRFERFEPPRPQ; from the exons ACGGATTGCTTGGGATGAAGCACAACGTAGTCATGAAGGCTTGTTGGGTTCAATGAGTCATGGTAGCGAGCAAGAGGCACGTGCCGTTGATGGCATAGGATTTATCACGGATGCTAATGATGAGCTGCAACAGGATGCTTTGATGCCAGATATTGAAGCTGAGGTTTCCAAGCCAGCACACGAGGATTTGGTTCCTTCCATTTCAGGGGGCATTGATCTTTCTTTAGATGGAAAGATGGGTCAGTTTGGTGGAATATCTGGTGATTCAATGACGTGCTATGTGTCTGATGGAGGGGTGCAGAATGACGGTTTATGTGCCGCTGGAGGTAAAGGATCTCAGTTGATTGATGCTAGTATGTATGACACGGTGGACATGGCAACAGAGGGAGGTCCATGTCAGCAGGGCATTTTGGCAGGTGGGAGAAGTGTTTTGAGCGGTGTTGTGGAGGATTCAATAACATGTTACAACGAACCACAGAGTGGTAATGAAGGTTTGCCAGATTTGGTAAATCGTGATATTGAGCAGTTGCCATGCAGCATTGGTGCCACGTGtttgaagaaaaatgctaacCATGATCTTGAAAAGGATGGTTTGTCACCAAAAGTTGGTGCAGATAGCTCTTGGACCTTGCATGAAGATTCAGTTCCTTCAGTTTCAGGTAGTAGTCCTGCTGTTTCTTTAGCTGGCAAGACTTGCCAGATTGGTGAATTATTTGAACATAGGTCAAGCATGGGAAACGTGACTTGTAGTTCAGAAGTATGTGGTATGTTTTCTTGTGAGAGTGCATTTCACAAAGAGGCTCCTGGAGATGAGGGCCGGTGTTCTGGAAGGAAGGTAAACACAAGTGAAGAGGACTTGCGGACAGATTGGATGGAAGCAGCCCATGACAATGGGTACTTGTCAGGTACGGGGAAGCATCACTCTGAGAAATTGTCATGTGGTGCTGATGGCCTGCCATTGATAACTGATGCTAATCATGAGCTGGAAAAGGTTGGTTTCTTGTCAAATATAAATGCAGTAGCGTCCTGCCCAGTTGATGAAACTTCAGTTCCTTCTGTTTACGTGAACTCCATTGATGTTCCTTTGGATGGGCAGGTTGGTCAGGCTGTTGATACATCTGAAAATAGTGCAGGCTTTGAAAATTTGGGTTGTGATTCACTGGGAGGGGATATGATGTCGTGTGACAGTGGCCTTCGGACGGAGGCTTATGGTGATGAGAATCAGCATTCTGGCCCTTGTGCTGATAAAGAGTTGCAACATACCCCTCTAAAATATGGAACCTCTGAACAATCCCCAGAGGAAAACCTGTGTGTTTCTTCGTATAACCAACCTTGTGACGATGAACCTTGTAGTGGCAAGGAATCATCTGCTCTATGCCTGGGTCATCAAGATTCTGCTGTTGGCAGATCTGGCCATTTGGACCAAGGGCTCAATGCCTGTAATTGTGCTGATGACAGTTCTGTTGATTTTGCCAGCAATGCTAATGATGGAGGATCACCAAACCAAAAGCTGGCAGCATTAAACGTATTCAGCAGACGTAGGAATCCAAAAAGAGCTGCTTCATCAAGAAAAGATTCTGAGAGGCCGGGTCAAACAAACCAAGCAAGCAGCGGCACACGCAAACCTAAAAAGGTTGATGTTGTGAGCTCATTACATCAAACCACCATGAGTCTGTTCCCAAACAAAATTGCCAAGGGAAGAAGTGGCATGAACAGGCCACCAAAACCCTCTACTTGGGGCAGTCTAAAAGAGCTATTAGATGGTTTCTGTCAAAGCAATCGACCATCGATTTCTAATTCTCATCCAACTTGCCTGGACAAAGGAGGATCAGATAATAGATCTGATCAGAAAAGTCAGCCAAGTATTCGGAAAAGTCGAAGTTCAAGATCTTCAAAGAGTAAATGCTCTTCCTTTTCTGTTACAGGGCATGCAGCTAGTGAATTGAATGGGCAACCAGCCTTTTCACCTTTGGATGATACTGATGTTTCTTTGGAAAGTCACAGAGAAAACATTCCAAAGTTGTCTTCTGATACATcaattaatatttatgatagtACACGCAATACTGCAGAGTCTACTGCCAGTTATCGCACAGTGAAATCAAAGTGTATCCAGACTGAGGCGCAGCAGTTGGAAAGGGCCCTGGTGAATTCTACTAAAGAAACATGCGCTGCAGATGTCCATGGAGAGTGTGCTAAGCTTTCAACTTCTGAACCTTCTTTGACTAATGCCAATGGCAGCGTCATGCTGCATGTTGGATTTTCGCCGGATTCTGTTTTGGAGGTGGCTTCTGTTACATCTGAAGGTAATGCTTCTGCAAGCCATGATGTTATGCTACATGAAAACTCAACTGATACTGGTGCACTGAATGTTGGTGGTTATCATCCATCCGTTTTAACTTCCAACTTTGGAAAAGAACAAGCTTTATTATCATTGATGGACTTGGAGCAGCAGGTTAAAACCACTTTGCTTGAGGACACCAGAAAGGATGAGAACACCAGAAGGGAAGATATGGTAGACAATGATGTTGGTGAAGGAAAAGCGCAAGCTTTACAGAGGTCTAATGCAGTGAGGAAAATCAGTATTGCCAGAAAGCCAggttgcaaaaagaaagatggatctaaagggaaaagaaagaatgTTATAGGATCCACCAATATTTCTCCATGTGAAGGTTCAAAACTTAGGCCATTTTCTAGCAATTCAATTTCTCCTGATCCATGTGAGGCAATTCTTCGCACGGGGCCTCCAGAGTTCAGTCCTTTTGAAACCCTAACTTTTGGCACACAAGATCGTGCTATTTATGAACACGATAGCATACTGAGTCATTCTGTAATGGATGGTATTGACAGTATGAAATCACCAAGACGCAAGAAAAAGGATGCTAACGCAGGAAAGAAGGGTAAGGCGCGGGATCCacataagaaagaaaaaagtaaGAAGAAAAATATAGCAGATGACAGTTCCTTTGATCATGGACTTCTAAATTTGCCCTCATGTGATTTGGCAGCATCTCATATGAATGAACAGA GTAATCTTGATCCTGCCACTGAATTTGGACTCAAGAACTCTGGTGCCATATCTATTGATTTACCTGGAAATGTTGCCTGCAAAACGGATGGGGCATCtttaccaccaccaccacgtgCTGCATGGGTGTGTTGTGATGATTGCCAAAAGTGGCGCTGCATACCTGCTGATCTTGTAGATGTCATTGGAGAAACAAGATG GACTTGTAAGGACAATGGAGACAAAGCATTTGCTGACTGTTCTATTCCACAAGAAAAGACAAATGCTGAGATCAATGCAGAACTTGACCTTTCGGATGCTTCAGCTGATGAAGCAGATGATGGCAGATCTAACTCCAAAG CTGTCAAAGCACCATCATGGACGTCTATAAGGTCAAACTTGTTTCTGCATCGGAACCGCAGGACACAATCCATTGATGAG AGCATGGTGTGCAACTGCAAGCCTCCTCAAGATGGTCGACCGGGTTGTAGAGATGGCTGTTTGAACAGGTTGCTCAGCATTGAATGCGTCAAGCGTACATGTCCATGTGGAGAACAATGTTCTAATCAGAAG TTTCAGCGACGCAGCTATGCAAAACTGCGATGGTTCCAGTCTGGCAAGAAAGGTTATGGACTGCAGTTGCAAGAAGATGTTACTGAAGGAAGGTTTCTTATTGAGTATGTTGGAGAG GTCCTTGACATAACATCTTATGAATCCCGCCAAAGATATTATGCTTCCAAAGGCCAGAAACATTTCTACTTCATGGCCTTAAATGGCGGTGAG GTAATTGATGCTTGCACTAAGGGAAACTTGGGCCGATTCATCAATCATAGTTGCAGCCCTAACTGTCGCACAGAGAAG TGGATAGTCAATGGAGAAGTCTGCATTGGAATATTTGCTATGAGGAACATCAAGAAG GGTGAAGAATTGACATTTGATTACAACTATGTTCGTGTATCTGGTGCTGCCCCTCAAAAATGCTTCTGTGGTACTGCCAAATGTCGGGGTTACATTGGTGGAGACATATCAGTTGATATTATCACCCAGGATGATGCAGAAGCAGGGCATGTTGAACAAATTGTTCCTGACAAAGATTCTGAGGAGTTGATCGGTGCAAATGGTTCTGATCCTGATGGTAGTCATCCGAATATTGCAGAACCTGAATTTTCTATTGAAGGGGAAGATTTACATGATTGCTCAGCTGGAAAAGCAGAGTTAGAACCCCTTGATCAAACTGGAGGAACCCTAATTGAAACTAGTGAGCCCGAAAATTCCTTGGAAGCATGGAGCCCGCAGGAAGATGAAGATGTCATCCGCACGCCTGTGCATGTGTCACGAACATTTGAAAGTTCTTTGCAGCAGTTCCCAGTACATGGCCCTCAGTCATCAGATCTTTTGCAAAAGACTGCAAAATCAGCTGAAGGATCAAAAGTTCCAAATGGATCAACACCTAGTTTTGATTTCCAAAGCAATCTGGTGCCTGGTCTCAATGCTAGACACAACTTAAAACAACATAGAAATGTGAAACCACAATCATCATCTCCAATTGACAATGAGCACATCTTGGGAG TTGAAGGGAGACTGAACAACCTTCTGGATGGGAACGGAGGTATCAGCAAGCGAAAG GATACCACAAATGGATACTTGAAGCTTCTCATTGTGACTGCAGCAGGTGACAGTGCTGGGGGCACATCTAAAAG TGTGAGGGATCTTTCATTGATTCTTGATGCACTTTTAAAAACAAAATCATGTTCCGTCCTGTTGGATATCATCAACAAGAATG GATTGCAAATGCTTCATAATATGTTAAAGCAGAATAAAACCGACTTCTATCGAATACCTATTATACGGAAGCTTCTGAAG GTACTGGAGTTTCTAGCTGAGAAAGGAATTTTGACATCTGAACACATAAATGGAGGTCCTCGATGTGCTGGTGTCGAAAG CTTCAGAGACTCGATGCTGAGCTTAGTCAGACACAGGGACTTTCAG GTTCAACAGATTGCTCGGAGCTTTCGTGATAGATGGATCCTCCATAATACTGCAAGGAGTGAACCAACAGAATATCCACATACATCCACATTTGCACAGGATATCCATAGAACTAATATGGTCTGGAGTTCTGCTAGGAGGAAACGCAAGAGTCGTTGGGACTATCAACCTGATGAGCACTATAAGATGGTGGGACAAAATATCCAAAAGGTTTGTTCTGGGCATGGTGGATTTGATGTTCAATTTGGCTTCATGAGAAACAAGTTGCAGAGGAACCAGGGAACAGACAACTGCCATAATGATGTCCATGGCATGGGGAGTTCAACAGAGGGTGCAGATGATGAAGTGCCACCTGGGTTTGAGCCCCAACAGGAGTGTCAGCCTGCGCAACTTTCCATAGGCAGTGATGTTGCTCCAGGACTTTGCATGGAGAGGTACCAACCTAGCTTGAGTGTTTCATATGGGGTTCCCGTCGCTCTTGTTCAGAACTTTGGAACCCCTGAATCTGAAGGAGGCCAAGGCCACCAAAAATGGAAAGTTGCACCTGGTGTGCCTTTTAGTCCCTTTCCACCATTGCCTCCGTACCCACGAGGGAGTCCTTGTCCCTCCACTTCGTCATCCCATATGTTTCAGCATGATGGAACATCCCCGGTGAACCATAACATTTCTGGACATTGTGGTGGAAGGACCACGGGCCGAGATGGAAAAGTGCATAGGACGTGGCGGAATGGGCCAAGAACAAAATGGCCATACCATCATCAAGGAAGGAGGTTTCCGAGCAACCATCATAGATTTGAAAGATTCGAGCCTCCAAGACCTCAATAG
- the LOC117855290 gene encoding uncharacterized protein has product MVMEATAASRAEVDTSRPFQSVRQAVEVFGERYAGGGSGSSNASSESSVKLSAPPAASSMALELDYLKKLEEDLAEAKGELVELRQRQAQMEVAVSSLSVQFSKGLAVFSGLSKGKEVAVVSAPAAIGQEEYNGHGRVRSDRWDESRAEEWMASLEYLPSLSEALAIKMIEDDLGDRKERKAKNSKSKPATRKKHKKQRSGISLVGGMLFSKKAKSR; this is encoded by the coding sequence ATGGTCATGGAGGCGACCGCCGCGAGCCGCGCCGAGGTCGACACCTCACGGCCGTTCCAGTCGGTCCGGCAGGCCGTCGAGGTCTTCGGCGAGCGGTACgccggtggtggcagcggcagctCCAACGCGAGCAGTGAGTCCAGCGTCAAGCTTAGCGCGCCTCCAGCGGCCTCGTCCATGGCGCTGGAGCTGGACTACCTGAAGAAGCTGGAGGAAGACTTGGCGGAGGCCAAGGGAGAGCTGGTGGAGCTGAGGCAGAGGCAGGCCCAAATGGAGGTGGCCGTGTCCAGCCTCAGCGTGCAGTTCAGCAAGGGCCTGGCCGTCTTCTCCGGCCTCAGCAAGGGTAAGGAGGTGGCCGTCGTCAGCGCACCGGCGGCCATCGGACAGGAAGAATACAACGGCCATGGCCGTGTCCGCAGCGACAGGTGGGACGAGAGCCGGGCCGAGGAGTGGATGGCGAGCCTGGAGTACCTGCCGAGCCTGTCGGAGGCGCTGGCCATCAAGATGATCGAGGATGACCTGGGAGacaggaaggagaggaaggcgaagaacagcaagagcaagccTGCAACCAGGAAGAAGCACAAGAAGCAGAGGAGTGGGATCTCGTTGGTTGGGGGCATGCTCTTCTCCAAGAAAGCCAAGTCCAGGTGA